The proteins below come from a single Planctomycetia bacterium genomic window:
- a CDS encoding formylglycine-generating enzyme family protein has translation MPVESKNSLQIKFVIIPPGEFPMGSTDAQVAQALKWSDPFRMNENTRNRIRETERPQHKVTIEQPFLLATTEVTIGQFRQFVAETKYVTEAEVFGNANAAGPSPSTQAEKNGFDWRNPGYAQIEEDAVSQITWNDAVVFCNWLSRREKLRPSYERNEKTGWRLLPDADGYRLPTEARWEYACRAGTTTQYSFGDDPGELEKYGWFLLKSGSNPVRKVGSKPANPFGLYDMHGNLFEWCEDLYEARRYDNPDGENTGGVPDDPPRVLRGGDWYGNALRCRSAFRGYGAQSTRSDDVGFRLMRPL, from the coding sequence TTGCCGGTCGAGTCGAAGAATTCCCTGCAAATCAAGTTCGTCATTATTCCGCCGGGCGAATTTCCGATGGGGAGCACCGATGCGCAAGTCGCCCAGGCGTTGAAGTGGTCCGACCCTTTCCGCATGAACGAGAATACCCGCAACCGCATCCGTGAGACGGAGCGACCGCAACACAAGGTGACGATCGAACAGCCGTTCTTGCTGGCGACGACCGAGGTCACGATCGGACAGTTCCGGCAATTCGTTGCCGAGACGAAGTACGTCACCGAGGCCGAAGTGTTCGGCAACGCCAATGCGGCCGGGCCGAGTCCTTCTACGCAGGCGGAGAAAAACGGATTCGATTGGCGTAATCCGGGCTACGCCCAAATCGAGGAAGACGCCGTCTCCCAAATCACCTGGAACGATGCCGTCGTTTTCTGCAATTGGTTGAGCAGGCGCGAGAAGCTCCGACCTAGTTACGAACGGAATGAAAAAACCGGCTGGCGATTACTCCCGGACGCCGACGGCTATCGTCTGCCGACCGAAGCCCGGTGGGAGTATGCCTGCCGGGCCGGGACGACCACGCAGTATTCCTTCGGCGACGATCCCGGAGAGTTGGAGAAGTACGGTTGGTTTCTACTGAAATCGGGGAGCAACCCCGTGCGCAAGGTGGGATCGAAACCGGCCAATCCTTTCGGCTTGTACGACATGCACGGCAACCTCTTTGAATGGTGCGAGGATCTCTACGAAGCTCGGCGCTACGACAATCCCGACGGGGAAAATACCGGTGGTGTTCCCGACGATCCACCACGAGTGCTACGCGGCGGCGACTGGTATGGAAACGCGCTGCGTTGCCGATCAGCCTTCCGGGGGTACGGGGCTCAGTCCACTCGTAGTGACGACGTCGGCTTCCGATTGATGCGACCGCT